A portion of the uncultured Draconibacterium sp. genome contains these proteins:
- a CDS encoding CocE/NonD family hydrolase, whose product MMLRWLVLCILLFHCLGIFSKNLERKAFLGVAMAEIPDSIKTTNPYGVYINYVFPNSTADHANLCKGVILTKINNVPIRTKTDAIKIMENIREGNFLKIDYFLNGLEKTETVKAVGKPMETSESADIYYDNIDFEGCKLRTILYTPKGKVNCPVVFFLQGYSCSSVENPFYKNSPYLKFYDDLVNSGYAIFRLEKAGVGDSESCFECMQMGFNSECSTFKQAYRSLIKNPLIDSTNIFLFGHSIGGIIAPILAEEYSPKGIIAYGTVAKSWFEYLIDVKREQGAIWSKSAIQTSKNLRGFIPFWYDLLIEKKNNQEMVKNENHRNFLAAQGLLGDIINGYYLNRSLVYWQELNEINVCKKWSNASTHVLCLHGELDIQALNAEWAHTITDIVSLNSPNKADLNVLPNTDHGFVYFKNMDENTKILDSNGYHNYSMNNYSGIVAENAINWMDSTRMN is encoded by the coding sequence ATGATGTTAAGGTGGCTTGTTCTGTGTATTTTGTTATTTCATTGTTTAGGAATTTTTTCAAAGAATTTAGAAAGGAAGGCTTTTTTGGGAGTTGCTATGGCGGAGATTCCTGATTCGATTAAAACAACAAATCCATATGGGGTATATATCAATTATGTTTTCCCAAATTCCACCGCCGACCATGCCAATTTGTGTAAAGGAGTAATTTTAACTAAAATCAACAATGTTCCTATAAGAACAAAAACGGATGCTATAAAAATTATGGAGAATATTAGGGAAGGTAATTTCTTGAAAATTGATTATTTTCTTAATGGTTTGGAGAAGACTGAAACAGTAAAGGCGGTTGGCAAACCAATGGAAACCTCAGAATCAGCTGATATTTACTATGATAATATTGATTTTGAGGGATGCAAGTTGAGGACTATATTATATACGCCTAAAGGAAAAGTAAATTGTCCTGTTGTTTTCTTTCTTCAGGGATACTCTTGTTCAAGTGTAGAGAATCCATTCTACAAGAATAGCCCCTATTTAAAATTTTACGACGATTTGGTGAATTCGGGTTACGCAATATTTCGATTGGAAAAAGCTGGAGTTGGAGATAGTGAAAGTTGTTTTGAATGCATGCAAATGGGATTTAATTCGGAATGCTCAACATTTAAACAGGCATATCGATCTTTGATTAAAAACCCTTTAATAGATAGTACAAACATTTTTCTTTTTGGTCATTCTATTGGTGGTATTATTGCTCCAATTCTTGCGGAGGAGTATTCGCCTAAAGGAATAATTGCATATGGCACAGTCGCTAAATCTTGGTTTGAATATCTAATTGATGTGAAAAGAGAACAGGGTGCAATTTGGTCGAAATCAGCGATTCAAACATCTAAAAACCTACGCGGGTTTATTCCATTTTGGTACGATTTATTAATTGAGAAGAAAAATAATCAGGAAATGGTGAAAAACGAGAATCATAGAAATTTCCTGGCAGCACAAGGACTTTTGGGCGATATTATTAATGGATACTACCTGAATAGGTCTTTAGTATACTGGCAAGAACTAAATGAGATAAATGTTTGTAAAAAATGGTCAAATGCATCAACGCACGTCTTGTGTTTGCATGGAGAGTTAGACATCCAAGCTCTTAATGCAGAATGGGCACATACGATAACAGATATTGTATCTCTTAATTCGCCCAATAAAGCCGACTTAAATGTGTTACCGAATACAGATCATGGTTTTGTATACTTTAAAAATATGGATGAAAACACTAAGATTTTGGATTCAAATGGATATCATAATTATTCTATGAACAATTATAGTGGTATTGTTGCAGAAAATGCTATTAACTGGATGGATAGTACAAGAATGAATTAG
- a CDS encoding helix-turn-helix domain-containing protein, whose amino-acid sequence MEVILISGIALSVFIVILLLTKKNKSLTDRILAIWLSIIGIHLLGYYYNQTGYWEIYPHLIGVTAPFPLLHGPMLFLYTLYSLRNDDKIRTIDYLHFIPAVVSYVYMFNFFFFYSAEEKKRVDVGEIDDYHFFSIVLLIAILLSGLSYSILSYQLTLRHQKEIDNYFSYSEGINIKWLRNCILAIGLVFLSATIIYLVRDALGFQFSFNAEYIIYLVIIGFVFYIGYFGIKQENIFTNIPQPKNPGKKETKFEEKYKNSGLKSEMVTTLYLKLLKTMADQKPYLDPKLSLTDLAHLIEISPNQLSQIINQEAKVNFHDFVNNYRVEEFIKKARENKNYSLLALAIDSGFNSKSSFNNIFKKHKGLTPSKYLSKQLL is encoded by the coding sequence ATGGAGGTAATTTTAATAAGTGGTATAGCATTATCTGTTTTTATTGTCATTCTACTCCTGACAAAAAAAAACAAGAGTTTAACCGACAGAATTTTAGCCATCTGGCTTTCCATAATTGGAATTCATCTTTTAGGCTACTATTATAATCAGACAGGATATTGGGAAATCTATCCGCATCTGATTGGTGTTACTGCCCCGTTCCCGCTGCTTCACGGTCCAATGCTCTTTTTATACACCCTTTATTCCTTGCGTAATGACGACAAAATTCGAACCATCGATTATTTGCATTTTATACCTGCAGTAGTTTCATATGTTTACATGTTTAACTTTTTTTTCTTTTACAGTGCCGAGGAAAAAAAAAGGGTTGATGTTGGCGAAATAGACGATTACCATTTTTTTTCTATTGTTTTATTGATAGCAATTCTTCTTTCAGGATTAAGCTACTCCATTCTTTCGTACCAGTTAACCTTAAGGCACCAAAAAGAAATCGATAACTATTTTTCGTATAGTGAAGGGATAAACATAAAATGGCTGCGAAACTGCATTTTAGCTATTGGATTGGTGTTTTTGTCAGCAACAATTATTTATTTAGTACGCGACGCTTTGGGCTTTCAATTTTCATTCAATGCTGAGTATATTATTTACCTGGTAATCATTGGATTTGTTTTTTACATCGGGTATTTTGGCATAAAGCAAGAAAATATTTTTACAAATATTCCCCAACCGAAGAATCCTGGCAAGAAAGAAACAAAATTTGAAGAAAAATATAAAAACTCGGGATTGAAAAGCGAAATGGTAACAACACTTTATTTAAAACTGCTAAAAACCATGGCCGATCAAAAGCCTTATCTTGATCCTAAGCTAAGTTTGACTGATTTGGCCCATTTAATTGAAATTTCACCAAACCAGCTTTCGCAAATAATCAATCAGGAGGCAAAGGTAAATTTTCATGATTTTGTAAATAACTATCGCGTTGAAGAATTTATAAAGAAAGCTAGGGAAAACAAAAATTACAGTTTACTTGCCCTGGCAATTGATTCGGGTTTCAATTCCAAATCGTCTTTCAATAATATTTTCAAAAAACATAAAGGTCTCACTCCTTCTAAGTACTTATCGAAACAATTATTGTGA
- a CDS encoding relaxase/mobilization nuclease domain-containing protein: MIAKAKAIAHGSRAIEYALRESKKGSLVASNLVQNETPGAIYNEFLELQECNTRCRNKFIRIEIGIAPGDEKKLGEEDLAAICREFSSRFGFENHQWIGCVHRDTEHLHMHMIVNRIGIDQRVYDTSFISKRAGKIAESISRELGLTIANQVKRKSKYRPEVMGFERILAKTLICKAAGEVLSGHPTSLQEFTAMMKKHDIAVQQAVNKKGNTYGLRFTGHNQTFKASQIGKEFGYRTLLNTFKENREILRQDSGHLNKQEQSQGKSVRNAILSGIAYISGPRQLLRENDSGISEEERKRKQNLKKKRRYGPKF; encoded by the coding sequence ATGATAGCCAAAGCCAAAGCAATAGCGCATGGAAGCAGGGCGATAGAATATGCACTGCGGGAATCAAAGAAAGGTTCTTTGGTGGCATCCAACCTGGTTCAAAACGAAACGCCCGGAGCAATCTACAACGAGTTTCTGGAGCTGCAGGAATGTAATACGCGTTGCAGGAATAAGTTTATCCGGATCGAGATTGGTATTGCCCCCGGAGATGAGAAGAAACTTGGAGAGGAAGACCTTGCCGCTATCTGCAGGGAGTTTAGCAGTCGTTTTGGTTTTGAAAACCACCAGTGGATTGGATGTGTCCACCGGGATACGGAGCATTTACATATGCACATGATCGTTAACCGGATCGGGATAGACCAACGTGTTTATGATACCAGTTTTATCAGCAAACGGGCCGGAAAGATTGCAGAAAGCATCAGCCGGGAACTGGGACTGACCATTGCCAACCAGGTAAAACGTAAAAGCAAGTACCGGCCTGAAGTAATGGGCTTTGAACGGATACTGGCCAAAACACTGATATGCAAGGCTGCCGGAGAAGTGTTATCGGGGCATCCCACATCCCTGCAAGAATTTACAGCGATGATGAAAAAGCATGATATCGCTGTTCAGCAGGCGGTCAATAAAAAAGGAAACACCTATGGTTTGCGGTTTACCGGTCACAATCAGACCTTCAAAGCCTCTCAGATCGGCAAAGAGTTTGGTTACCGTACCCTGCTGAATACATTTAAGGAGAACAGAGAGATCCTCAGACAGGATTCCGGGCATCTAAACAAGCAGGAACAATCACAAGGTAAATCGGTCAGAAATGCAATTTTGTCGGGTATCGCTTATATATCCGGTCCGCGGCAATTACTTCGGGAAAATGATTCGGGGATAAGTGA
- a CDS encoding CPBP family intramembrane glutamic endopeptidase — protein MNTIMPKIQIIKKYKSPFAFYLLSISIPWAFWFLSAWFSHQTPYTRTLEWATGICSFVGLLVPIIIALFFMLPNKALRKDFLGRFFNFKSIKREYILIAFFLMLFSILVAQTISLFFGYSTSQFELRGAFTFTSALFPVWFLLILAPMLEELAWHSYGTDSLVSHLNLFTASIIFAVYWAIWHFPLSFIKGYYHSNLVESGLLYSLNFVVSMIPFVLIMNWLYYKTNRNILLPVVFHITAGFFNEIFATHPMSKVIQTGLLLIVSAYLIIKNKELFFKRI, from the coding sequence ATGAATACAATTATGCCAAAAATTCAAATCATTAAAAAGTACAAAAGTCCATTTGCTTTTTATCTATTATCTATTTCTATTCCCTGGGCCTTTTGGTTCTTAAGTGCCTGGTTTAGTCACCAAACACCTTACACCCGAACGCTAGAATGGGCAACCGGAATTTGCAGTTTTGTTGGATTACTTGTCCCAATAATCATCGCACTTTTTTTTATGTTACCCAACAAAGCACTTAGAAAGGATTTTTTAGGTCGTTTTTTCAATTTCAAAAGTATAAAGCGCGAATACATTCTTATTGCGTTTTTTCTAATGCTATTCAGCATTTTGGTGGCTCAGACAATATCTCTGTTTTTTGGGTACAGTACGAGCCAATTTGAGTTAAGAGGTGCATTTACTTTTACATCTGCACTTTTCCCAGTTTGGTTTTTGCTGATCTTAGCACCAATGCTTGAAGAACTGGCTTGGCATTCCTATGGGACAGACAGTTTGGTTTCTCATTTGAATTTGTTTACTGCCTCTATAATATTTGCTGTTTATTGGGCAATTTGGCATTTCCCTCTATCGTTTATTAAAGGTTATTATCATAGTAACCTGGTTGAATCGGGATTACTTTACTCGCTTAATTTTGTAGTTAGCATGATACCCTTTGTACTTATTATGAATTGGTTGTATTACAAAACCAATAGAAACATCTTGCTTCCTGTAGTATTTCATATCACCGCCGGATTTTTCAATGAGATATTTGCTACTCATCCCATGAGCAAAGTGATACAAACCGGTTTATTGCTAATTGTTTCAGCTTATTTAATTATAAAAAATAAAGAACTGTTTTTCAAACGAATTTAA
- a CDS encoding TfoX/Sxy family protein — translation MIQERNELTQLLNIGEKLSDQLIQAGIKDAKDLKSIGVERAFIKLKTMDNDTCLNALFAIEGAIQGIRWHALSEQRKAELKEFFKLIDKKEN, via the coding sequence ATGATACAAGAGCGAAATGAATTGACTCAATTATTAAATATCGGAGAAAAATTATCCGACCAGTTAATTCAGGCAGGAATAAAGGATGCAAAAGATTTGAAATCAATTGGTGTTGAACGTGCTTTTATCAAGCTCAAAACCATGGATAATGATACCTGTTTGAATGCTTTGTTTGCAATTGAAGGCGCCATTCAAGGCATAAGATGGCATGCTTTAAGCGAGCAAAGAAAAGCAGAACTCAAAGAATTCTTTAAATTAATAGACAAAAAAGAAAATTGA